A DNA window from Equus przewalskii isolate Varuska chromosome 12, EquPr2, whole genome shotgun sequence contains the following coding sequences:
- the TRIM72 gene encoding tripartite motif-containing protein 72 produces MSAAPGLLHQELSCPLCLQLFDAPVTAECGHSFCRACLSRVAGEPAADGTVLCPCCQAPTRPQALSTNQQLARLVEGLAQVPQGHCEEHLDPLSIYCEQDRALVCGVCASLGSHRGHRLLPAAEAHARLKTQLPQQKMQLQEACMRKEKSVAVLEHQLVEMEETVRQFRGAVGEQLGKMRVFLAALEGSLDREAERVRGEAGVALRRELGSLNSYLEQLRQMEKVLEEVADKPQTEFLMKYCLVTSRLQKILGESPPPARLDIQLPVISDDFKFQVWRKMFRALMPALKELTFDPCSAHPSLVLSPSGRRVECSEQKAPPAGEDPCQFDKAVAVVAHQLLSDGEHYWEVEVGDKPRWALGVIAAQANRRGRLHAVPSQGLWLLGLRDGKILEAHVEAKEPRPLRTPERRPSRIGIYLSFGDGVLSFYDASDADALELLFAFHERLPGPVYPFFDVCWHDKGKNTQPLLLVGPDGEEA; encoded by the exons ATGTCTGCTGCGCCCGGACTCTTGCACCAGGAGCTGTCCTGCCCGTTGTGCCTGCAGCTGTTCGACGCGCCCGTGACCGCCGAGTGCGGCCACAGCTTCTGCCGCGCCTGCCTGAGCCGCGTGGCAGGGGAGCCAGCGGCGGACGGTACGGTGCTTTGCCCGTGCTGCCAGGCACCCACGCGGCCGCAGGCGCTCAGCACCAACCAGCAGCTGGCGCGCCTGGTGGAGGGGCTGGCTCAGGTGCCGCAGGGCCACTGCGAGGAGCACCTAGACCCACTCAGCATCTACTGCGAGCAGGACCGCGCGCTCGTGTGCGGCGTGTGCGCCTCGCTCGGTTCGCACCGCGGCCACCGCCTGCTGCCAGCCGCCGAAGCCCATGCGCGCCTCAAG ACGCAGCTTCCACAGCAGAAGATGCAGCTGCAGGAGGCGTGTATGCGCAAGGAGAAGAGTGTGGCTGTGCTGGAGCATCAGCTGGTGGAGATGGAG GAGACGGTGCGTCAGTTCCGAGGAGCTGTGGGGGAGCAGCTGGGCAAGATGCGGGTGTTCCTGGCTGCCCTGGAGGGCTCCTTGGACCGTGAGGCAGAGCGTGTGCGGGGTGAGGCAGGGGTCGCCTTGCGGCGGGAGCTGGGGAGTCTGAATTCTTATCTGGAGCAGCTGAGGCAGATGGAGAAGgtgctggaggaggtggcagacaAGCCGCAGACTGAGTTCCTCATG aaATACTGCCTGGTGACCAGCAG GCTGCAGAAGATCCTGGGAGAGTCACCACCACCCGCCCGTCTGGACATCCAGCTTCCTGTCATCTCAGATGACTTCAAATTCCAGGTGTGGAGGAAGATGTTCCGGGCTCTAATGCCAG CCCTGAAGGAGCTGACCTTTGACCCGTGCTCCGCCCACCCGAGCCTGGTGCTGTCTCCCTCGGGCCGCCGCGTGGAGTGCTCCGAGCAGAAGGCGCCGCCGGCCGGGGAGGACCCGTGCCAGTTCGACAAGGCCGTGGCGGTGGTGGCGCACCAGCTGCTCTCGGACGGGGAGCACTACTGGGAGGTCGAGGTGGGCGACAAGCCGCGCTGGGCGCTCGGCGTGATCGCGGCCCAGGCCAACCGCCGCGGCCGGCTGCACGCGGTGCCCTCGCAGGGCCTCTGGCTGCTTGGGCTGCGCGACGGCAAGATCCTGGAGGCGCACGTGGAAGCCAAGGAGCCGCGTCCGCTGCGCACCCCGGAGAGGCGGCCGTCGCGCATCGGCATCTACCTAAGCTTCGGCGACGGCGTCCTCTCCTTCTACGACGCCAGCGACGCCGACGCGCTGGAGCTGCTCTTTGCCTTCCACGAACGCCTGCCCGGGCCCGTGTATCCCTTCTTCGACGTGTGCTGGCACGACAAGGGCAAGAATACTCAGCCGCTGCTGCTCGTGGGGCCTGATGGCGAGGAGGCCTGA